A window of Hymenobacter aerilatus contains these coding sequences:
- a CDS encoding GNAT family N-acetyltransferase, whose product MILRVATFADIQYVDTLCQWYVESAKTRGTGIAKRDPNYLIKKIQNGDAIIAFVDNELAGFCYIETFDDAKFVVNSGLIVNTELRKEGLGRAIKHEVFKLSRTKYPQAKIFGITTSAAVMKINSELGYRPTTFPELTQSDDFWKGCMSCKNYHILQENERKMCLCTGMVYDNLKDQYGQIAQESIEILR is encoded by the coding sequence ATGATTCTACGCGTCGCTACTTTCGCCGACATTCAATATGTCGATACCCTTTGCCAATGGTACGTTGAGTCGGCCAAGACGCGGGGCACGGGCATCGCCAAGCGCGACCCTAATTACCTGATTAAGAAGATTCAAAACGGTGACGCCATCATCGCCTTTGTCGATAATGAGCTGGCCGGCTTCTGCTATATTGAGACGTTCGACGACGCCAAGTTTGTCGTGAACTCGGGTCTGATCGTGAATACCGAGCTGCGCAAGGAAGGCCTAGGCCGCGCCATCAAGCACGAGGTGTTTAAACTCTCGCGCACCAAGTACCCGCAGGCCAAAATCTTCGGTATTACCACCAGCGCCGCCGTGATGAAAATCAACAGTGAGCTGGGCTACCGCCCTACCACCTTCCCTGAGCTCACGCAAAGCGACGACTTTTGGAAAGGCTGCATGAGCTGCAAGAACTACCACATTTTGCAGGAAAACGAGCGCAAAATGTGCTTGTGCACGGGCATGGTCTACGACAATCTGAAAGACCAATACGGCCAGATTGCGCAGGAATCTATTGAGATTCTGCGGTAG
- the carB gene encoding carbamoyl-phosphate synthase (glutamine-hydrolyzing) large subunit — MNKPQKVLVLGSGALKIGEAGEFDYSGSQALKALKEEGIRTILINPNIATVQTSDNIADDVYFLPVTPYFVEEVIKKEQPDGILVAFGGQTALNCAVALYQGGVFEKYNVRVLGTPVQSIIDTEDRDIFKEKLDQIGVLIARSRAVTTLDDALKAAAEIGYPIIVRAAFALGGLGSGFANNDDELRSLAEKAFTTSEQILVEESLKGWKEVEYEVVRDQYDNCITVCNMENFDPIGIHTGESIVVAPSQTLSNREYHKLRSIGIKTIRHLGIVGECNIQYALDPFSEEYRVIEVNARLSRSSALASKATGYPLAFVAAKLSLGYSLAELKNSVTQTTSAFFEPALDYVVCKLPRWDLGKFSGVARQIGSSMKSVGEVMSIGKSFEEAIQKGLRMLDTGKRGFVGNRTEPTDNDTIDKLLSEPNEERIFAIDLAFEAGYTIERVHDLTKIDLWFLQRLYTIFQLGNQVGELDSAEVLPAELLRETKKAGFSDQQLAVKLYGDQDVKANELVVREQRKALGVLPVVKQIDTLAAEFPAQTNYLYTTYHGTENDLEPETDKSVVVLGSGVYRIGSSVEFDWCGVNAAQTATEEGYKSIIINYNPETVSTDYDVSDRLYFEELSYERVMDILDFEQPSGVILSTGGQIPNNLATRLADAEVPVLGTAPARIDEAENRHKFSSILDELGIAQPRWRELTTLDAVYEFVQEVGFPVLIRPSYVLSGAAMNVVSNRDEMEAYLDLASAVSAEYPVVVSEFIQDAKEIELDAVADHGDIVSYAISEHVEFAGVHSGDATMYYPPQRVYVGTVRKLKIIAEQIAKRFEISGPFNIQFLEKNGEIRVIECNLRASRSFPFVSKISGHNFIKKATKVLLGLPVERDASELVYDSTFVGVKASQFSFTRLQGADPVTRVDMTSTGEVGCLGDSSEEALLKSLLSVGYRIPKQSVLISGGPIASKVALLSAAKLLVQKGYTLYATQGTHRFFAENSVPSQLLFWPDDHQEPNVISYLREKKIDLVINIPKNLTKGELDNDYKIRRTAVDFNTPLITNARLAKAFIKAFCKLEMSDLKIKSWNEYKAQ, encoded by the coding sequence ATGAACAAACCACAAAAAGTCCTGGTCCTTGGCTCGGGCGCGCTGAAAATCGGCGAGGCCGGCGAATTTGACTACTCTGGCTCGCAGGCCCTGAAGGCCCTGAAAGAGGAAGGCATCCGCACCATCCTCATCAACCCCAACATTGCCACTGTGCAGACGTCGGACAACATTGCCGACGACGTGTACTTCCTGCCCGTGACGCCCTACTTCGTGGAGGAGGTCATCAAGAAGGAACAACCCGATGGCATTTTGGTGGCGTTTGGTGGCCAAACGGCCCTGAATTGCGCCGTGGCCTTGTACCAAGGGGGAGTGTTTGAGAAGTACAACGTGCGCGTGCTGGGTACGCCGGTGCAGAGCATCATCGACACCGAGGACCGCGACATTTTCAAGGAGAAGCTCGATCAGATTGGTGTGCTCATCGCCCGCAGTCGGGCCGTGACCACCCTCGACGATGCGTTGAAAGCTGCCGCTGAAATTGGCTACCCCATCATCGTGCGGGCGGCGTTTGCGCTGGGCGGTTTGGGTAGCGGCTTCGCCAACAACGATGACGAGCTGCGTTCTTTGGCCGAAAAAGCTTTCACGACTTCGGAACAGATTCTGGTGGAAGAGTCGCTGAAAGGCTGGAAGGAAGTGGAATACGAAGTGGTGCGCGACCAGTACGACAACTGCATCACGGTCTGCAACATGGAGAACTTCGACCCCATCGGTATTCACACTGGGGAGAGCATCGTGGTAGCGCCGTCGCAGACGTTGAGCAACCGCGAGTACCACAAGCTGCGCAGCATCGGCATCAAGACCATTCGCCACTTGGGTATCGTGGGCGAGTGCAACATTCAGTATGCCTTGGACCCGTTCTCGGAGGAATACCGCGTGATTGAGGTGAATGCGCGCTTGTCGCGCTCTTCGGCGCTGGCCTCCAAGGCTACCGGCTACCCGCTGGCGTTTGTGGCCGCTAAGCTGAGCCTGGGCTATTCGCTGGCCGAGCTGAAAAACAGCGTAACGCAGACGACTTCGGCCTTCTTCGAGCCAGCCCTCGACTACGTGGTGTGTAAGCTGCCGCGCTGGGACTTGGGCAAGTTCTCGGGTGTGGCGCGCCAGATTGGCAGCAGTATGAAGAGCGTGGGCGAGGTGATGAGCATCGGCAAATCGTTCGAGGAAGCCATTCAGAAGGGCCTGCGGATGCTGGATACCGGCAAGCGCGGCTTTGTGGGCAACCGCACCGAGCCGACCGACAACGACACCATCGATAAGCTGCTGAGCGAGCCAAACGAAGAACGCATCTTCGCCATTGACCTGGCTTTTGAGGCGGGCTACACCATTGAGCGGGTGCACGATCTGACCAAGATTGACCTGTGGTTCCTGCAGCGCCTCTATACCATCTTCCAGCTGGGCAACCAGGTAGGTGAGCTGGACTCGGCCGAGGTCCTACCCGCAGAGCTGCTGCGCGAAACCAAGAAGGCCGGTTTCTCTGACCAGCAGTTGGCCGTGAAGCTCTACGGCGACCAGGATGTGAAAGCCAACGAGCTGGTGGTGCGCGAGCAACGCAAGGCCCTGGGTGTACTGCCCGTGGTGAAGCAGATTGACACGCTGGCAGCTGAATTCCCGGCCCAAACCAACTACCTCTACACCACCTACCACGGCACCGAAAACGACTTGGAGCCTGAAACCGATAAGTCGGTGGTGGTATTGGGCTCAGGCGTGTACCGCATTGGCTCGTCGGTAGAGTTTGACTGGTGCGGCGTGAATGCTGCCCAAACGGCTACCGAGGAAGGCTACAAGTCCATCATTATCAACTACAACCCCGAAACCGTTTCGACCGACTACGACGTGAGCGACCGGCTCTACTTTGAGGAGTTGAGCTACGAGCGGGTGATGGACATTCTAGATTTTGAGCAGCCCAGCGGCGTAATCCTCTCCACTGGCGGCCAGATTCCCAACAACCTGGCTACCCGCCTAGCCGATGCTGAAGTGCCGGTATTGGGTACTGCCCCCGCCCGCATCGACGAGGCTGAAAACCGTCACAAGTTCTCCTCTATTCTCGACGAACTGGGCATTGCCCAACCGCGTTGGCGCGAACTGACGACTCTAGATGCTGTGTACGAGTTTGTGCAGGAAGTAGGGTTCCCGGTGCTCATTCGGCCCAGCTACGTGCTGTCGGGTGCGGCCATGAACGTGGTATCGAACCGCGATGAGATGGAAGCCTACCTGGACTTGGCCTCTGCGGTTAGCGCCGAGTACCCGGTGGTAGTATCGGAGTTTATTCAGGATGCTAAGGAGATTGAGCTGGACGCAGTGGCCGACCACGGCGACATTGTGAGCTACGCCATTTCTGAGCACGTGGAGTTTGCCGGTGTGCACTCCGGCGACGCCACCATGTACTACCCACCCCAGCGGGTGTATGTGGGCACGGTGCGTAAGCTGAAAATTATTGCCGAGCAGATTGCCAAGCGCTTCGAAATCAGTGGACCATTCAACATTCAGTTCTTGGAGAAAAACGGCGAAATCCGCGTAATTGAGTGCAACCTGCGTGCCTCGCGCAGCTTCCCATTCGTGTCGAAGATTTCGGGCCACAACTTCATCAAGAAGGCCACGAAAGTGCTGCTGGGCCTGCCCGTGGAGCGTGACGCCAGCGAGCTAGTATACGACTCTACCTTCGTGGGTGTGAAGGCTTCGCAGTTCTCATTCACCCGCCTGCAAGGCGCCGACCCCGTTACCCGCGTAGACATGACCTCGACCGGCGAGGTAGGCTGCCTGGGCGATTCGTCGGAAGAAGCGCTCCTCAAGTCGCTGCTGTCGGTGGGCTACCGCATTCCGAAGCAGTCGGTGCTGATTTCCGGCGGGCCGATTGCCTCGAAAGTGGCGCTCCTGTCTGCCGCGAAGTTGCTGGTGCAAAAGGGTTACACGCTCTACGCCACTCAGGGCACGCACCGTTTCTTCGCCGAGAACAGTGTGCCTTCCCAGCTCCTCTTCTGGCCCGATGACCACCAGGAGCCGAACGTTATCAGCTACCTGCGCGAAAAGAAAATCGACTTGGTCATCAACATCCCCAAGAACTTGACCAAGGGCGAGCTGGACAACGACTACAAAATCCGCCGCACGGCAGTCGATTTCAACACGCCGCTGATTACGAATGCGCGCCTAGCCAAGGCGTTTATCAAGGCATTCTGTAAGCTGGAAATGTCGGATTTGAAGATTAAGAGCTGGAACGAGTATAAGGCGCAGTAG
- the argC gene encoding N-acetyl-gamma-glutamyl-phosphate reductase produces MQNHNIKVGIVGGAGYTAGELIRILLHHEYAELSAIVSSSNAGNPVYQVHDDLVGDTDLRFASELAGDEDVVFLCLGHGNSKAWLEKSNLPETTHIIDLSNDFRLEADAEFGGREFVYGLPELNKSRIQQAQSIANPGCFATAIQLALLPLAAVGKLTEAVHVSAITGSTGAGRELTETTGFTWRTGNISIYKPFKHQHLGEIGESLRQLQPQAEVDINFIPYRGNFTRGIFASVYTPSELSQDEARELYQNFYADAVFTTVSDKEIHLKQVVNTNKCLLHVQKFGKQLLITSALDNLIKGASGQAVQNMNLLFGLPETTGLGLKAALF; encoded by the coding sequence ATGCAAAATCATAATATCAAAGTCGGCATTGTGGGCGGCGCTGGCTACACAGCTGGGGAGCTGATCCGCATTCTGCTGCACCACGAATACGCGGAGCTGAGCGCCATCGTCAGCTCGTCAAACGCTGGCAACCCCGTCTACCAAGTGCACGACGACCTGGTAGGCGATACGGACCTGCGGTTTGCCTCGGAGCTGGCCGGCGACGAGGACGTGGTGTTTCTGTGCCTAGGCCACGGCAACTCCAAAGCATGGCTGGAAAAGAGCAACCTGCCCGAAACCACCCACATCATTGACCTCAGCAACGACTTCCGCCTGGAAGCCGACGCCGAGTTTGGGGGTAGGGAATTTGTGTACGGCTTACCGGAGCTGAACAAAAGCCGCATTCAGCAGGCGCAGAGTATTGCCAATCCGGGTTGCTTTGCCACGGCTATTCAGTTGGCGCTCCTACCCCTGGCGGCGGTGGGCAAGCTCACGGAGGCGGTGCACGTGTCGGCCATTACCGGCAGCACCGGCGCCGGCCGCGAACTGACCGAAACCACGGGCTTCACCTGGCGCACAGGTAATATTTCCATCTACAAACCCTTCAAGCACCAACACTTAGGTGAGATTGGGGAGAGTCTGCGGCAGTTGCAGCCCCAGGCGGAAGTCGATATCAACTTCATTCCCTACCGCGGCAACTTCACGCGGGGCATCTTCGCCTCGGTCTACACGCCATCGGAGTTGAGCCAGGACGAGGCGCGGGAGCTATACCAGAACTTCTATGCCGATGCAGTTTTCACGACGGTTTCGGACAAGGAAATCCATCTGAAGCAGGTAGTGAATACCAACAAGTGCCTGCTGCACGTGCAGAAGTTCGGCAAGCAACTGCTCATCACCTCGGCTCTTGATAACCTGATTAAAGGTGCTTCGGGGCAGGCGGTACAGAATATGAATTTGCTTTTTGGGTTGCCAGAAACGACGGGGCTGGGATTGAAGGCGGCGTTGTTTTAG
- the argG gene encoding argininosuccinate synthase: protein MKKKVVLAYSGGLDTSYCAVYLSRELGLEVHTVIVNSGGFSPEELAAIEKRAYELGSTTHEVIDVTERFYHECVRYLIFGNILKNDTYPLSVSAERMFQSLAIAEYARSTGAEYISHGSTGAGNDQVRFDVAFAVIAPNTEIITPIRDLKLSRQQEIEYLQQQGFEMSWEKAKYSINVGIWGTSVGGVETLTSRQALPESAYPTQLTQTEPTNVEITFEKGEPVALNGEQMDPVVLIQKLNDLAGQYAIGRDTHVGDTILGIKGRVGFEAPAPLILLKGHHLLEKHTSSRWQQLHKDYVANWYGTLLHEAQYLDPVMRDFEAFLESSQERVSGTVFVTLKPYQFELQGIESKYDMMQSKVATYGEENNAWDSRDARGFIKIFSNQLRIHSSFNE, encoded by the coding sequence ATGAAGAAAAAGGTAGTCCTCGCCTATAGCGGCGGCCTCGACACGTCCTACTGCGCCGTGTATTTGTCGCGCGAACTTGGGCTGGAAGTCCACACGGTAATTGTGAATTCGGGCGGTTTCTCGCCCGAGGAATTGGCCGCCATCGAGAAGCGTGCCTATGAATTGGGTTCCACCACGCACGAGGTAATCGACGTGACGGAGCGATTCTACCACGAGTGTGTGCGCTACCTGATTTTCGGGAATATTCTGAAGAACGACACGTACCCCCTGAGCGTCAGTGCGGAGCGCATGTTCCAGAGCCTGGCTATTGCTGAGTACGCCCGCAGCACCGGGGCCGAGTACATTTCCCACGGCAGCACCGGCGCCGGCAACGACCAAGTGCGCTTCGACGTGGCCTTTGCGGTGATTGCGCCTAACACGGAAATCATCACGCCCATCCGCGACCTAAAACTCTCGCGTCAGCAGGAGATTGAGTATCTGCAACAGCAGGGCTTTGAGATGAGCTGGGAGAAAGCCAAATACTCCATCAACGTGGGTATTTGGGGCACCAGCGTAGGCGGCGTCGAAACGCTGACCTCGCGCCAGGCGCTGCCCGAGTCGGCCTACCCTACCCAGCTCACGCAGACTGAGCCGACCAACGTAGAAATCACCTTCGAAAAAGGCGAACCCGTAGCGCTGAACGGCGAGCAGATGGATCCTGTAGTCCTGATCCAGAAGCTCAACGACCTGGCTGGCCAGTACGCCATTGGCCGCGATACGCACGTGGGCGACACGATTTTAGGCATCAAAGGCCGGGTAGGCTTTGAGGCACCCGCCCCGCTGATTCTGTTGAAAGGCCACCACTTGTTGGAAAAGCATACTTCCTCGCGCTGGCAGCAGTTGCACAAGGATTACGTGGCCAATTGGTACGGTACCCTTCTCCACGAGGCCCAATACCTCGACCCAGTGATGCGCGATTTTGAGGCTTTCCTGGAGTCATCGCAGGAGCGGGTGTCGGGCACGGTGTTCGTGACGCTGAAGCCCTACCAGTTCGAGCTGCAAGGCATTGAGTCGAAGTACGACATGATGCAGTCGAAAGTGGCGACCTACGGCGAGGAAAACAATGCCTGGGATTCGCGCGACGCGCGGGGCTTCATCAAGATTTTTAGCAACCAGCTGCGCATACATAGCTCGTTCAACGAATAG
- the carA gene encoding glutamine-hydrolyzing carbamoyl-phosphate synthase small subunit translates to MENAKSVKLVLEDGTEIQGKSFGAFTSAAGEVVFSTAMTGYPENLTDPSFAGQILVLTYPMVGNYGVPGEDLYESISKIFESDKIHVAGLVVNYYSEEHSHWHAAKSLGDWLSEYNIPGIFDVDTRLLTKKLREKGAMLGKIVAEEDVPLHDPNQDNLVAQVSPTEVKRYGSGKNKIVLVDCGTKTNIIRCFLERDVELIRVPWDYDFTQLDYDGLFLSNGPGDPKMCEATIGNLQKALQQDKPIFGICLGSQLMGLAAGGDTFKLKYGHRSHNQPVLLTGTKRSYITSQNHGFAVDTDTLPAEWEMLFENLNDGTCEGIKHKTKPFFSTQFHPEAAGGPQDTEFMFDDFLKAVEEYKEGK, encoded by the coding sequence GTGGAAAACGCTAAATCGGTGAAGCTGGTGCTGGAAGACGGCACCGAAATTCAGGGCAAATCCTTCGGCGCCTTCACGTCGGCTGCGGGCGAAGTCGTGTTCAGCACGGCCATGACTGGCTACCCCGAAAACCTCACAGATCCGTCGTTTGCCGGCCAGATTCTGGTGCTCACCTACCCTATGGTAGGCAACTACGGCGTACCCGGCGAGGACCTGTATGAGTCTATTTCGAAGATTTTTGAGTCGGATAAGATTCACGTGGCCGGGCTGGTAGTGAACTACTACTCCGAGGAGCACAGCCACTGGCACGCTGCCAAGAGCCTCGGCGACTGGCTGTCTGAGTACAACATCCCCGGCATTTTCGACGTGGACACGCGCCTGCTCACCAAGAAGCTCCGCGAGAAAGGTGCCATGCTGGGCAAAATCGTAGCCGAGGAAGACGTGCCTCTACACGACCCCAACCAGGACAACTTGGTAGCCCAGGTGAGCCCTACTGAGGTGAAGCGCTATGGCAGCGGCAAAAACAAAATCGTGCTGGTGGACTGCGGCACCAAGACCAACATCATCCGCTGCTTCCTGGAGCGTGATGTGGAGCTAATCCGCGTGCCCTGGGACTACGACTTCACCCAACTCGACTACGACGGCCTGTTCCTCAGCAACGGCCCCGGCGACCCGAAGATGTGCGAGGCGACCATCGGCAACCTTCAAAAAGCCTTGCAGCAGGACAAGCCTATTTTCGGCATATGCCTGGGCTCTCAGCTCATGGGCCTGGCGGCGGGCGGCGACACCTTCAAGCTGAAATACGGCCACCGCAGCCACAACCAGCCTGTCCTACTCACGGGCACTAAGCGTAGCTATATCACCAGCCAAAACCACGGTTTTGCAGTCGATACAGACACCCTACCTGCTGAGTGGGAGATGCTGTTCGAGAACCTCAACGACGGTACCTGCGAAGGCATCAAGCACAAAACCAAACCGTTCTTCTCCACCCAGTTTCACCCCGAGGCTGCGGGCGGTCCACAGGACACGGAGTTTATGTTTGATGATTTTTTGAAGGCGGTAGAGGAGTATAAGGAGGGTAAGTGA
- the argB gene encoding acetylglutamate kinase translates to MKDSLKIVKIGGGVLDDPEQLHQFVAEFHRLPGQKVLVHGGGKGASTLLQSLGIEPQMVNGRRITDAATLDVVTMFYAGKTNKLLVALLQERGTNALGLSGADGNVLRATRRPVGAVDYGYVGDLTDQSVNTPLLQTLLGAGLTPVFCAITHDGQGQLLNTNADTIASVLARALAPFYEVALHFCFEKDGVLADVNDNSSVIPQITPARFQELKASGAIAAGMLPKLENAFAALEAGVEKVIIENALKINEPVKTVLCRS, encoded by the coding sequence ATGAAAGACTCCCTAAAAATAGTGAAGATAGGCGGCGGCGTGCTCGACGACCCCGAGCAGCTGCACCAGTTTGTAGCTGAGTTTCACCGCCTACCCGGCCAGAAGGTGCTGGTGCACGGGGGTGGCAAAGGCGCCAGCACGCTGCTGCAAAGCCTCGGCATTGAGCCCCAGATGGTGAATGGTCGCCGCATCACCGACGCCGCCACGCTGGATGTAGTAACAATGTTTTACGCTGGCAAAACCAACAAGCTGCTGGTGGCCTTATTGCAAGAGCGCGGCACCAATGCCTTGGGCCTCTCTGGCGCCGATGGCAACGTGCTGCGCGCCACCCGGCGCCCGGTTGGCGCGGTAGACTACGGCTACGTGGGCGACCTGACTGACCAGAGCGTGAACACGCCGTTGTTGCAAACCCTGCTCGGCGCGGGCCTCACGCCCGTGTTTTGTGCCATCACCCACGACGGCCAAGGGCAGCTTCTCAACACAAACGCCGACACCATTGCCAGCGTACTGGCCCGCGCCCTGGCGCCCTTCTACGAGGTGGCGTTGCATTTCTGCTTCGAGAAAGACGGCGTGCTGGCCGACGTAAACGACAACAGCTCGGTGATTCCGCAAATCACGCCTGCGCGGTTTCAGGAGTTGAAAGCCAGTGGTGCCATTGCCGCTGGCATGCTGCCAAAGCTGGAAAACGCCTTTGCTGCGCTGGAGGCGGGGGTAGAGAAAGTTATTATCGAAAACGCGCTCAAAATCAATGAGCCTGTGAAGACCGTGCTATGCCGGAGCTAG
- a CDS encoding M20 family metallo-hydrolase — protein MPELVDQLAEEAVQLLIRLIRTPSYSREEADTAALLEQFLQAHGATVHRDANNVWALSRHWQEGRPTVLLNSHHDTVKPGASWTYDPFGATVEGDKLTGLGSNDAGASAVSLLATFLYFEESPLPFNLICAITAEEEVSGANGIRRLLPLLPAIDLGIVGEPTQMELAIAEKGLVVLDCTAHGRTGHAAREEGDNALYKALDDIQLLRNYQFSRVSELLGPVKLSVTQIQAGTQHNVVPDRCTFVVDVRTNELYTNQEVVEIVRAMIGAEVTPRSTHLNSSRIALEHPLVQRGLALGRRTFGSVTLSDQSMMPFTTVKIGPGDSARSHTPDEFIYLSEIRGGVRGYVELLQELVLVPLLF, from the coding sequence ATGCCGGAGCTAGTAGACCAACTGGCCGAAGAAGCTGTTCAGCTGCTGATTCGGCTGATTCGGACGCCGTCTTACTCACGGGAAGAGGCCGACACGGCGGCGTTGCTGGAGCAGTTTCTGCAGGCGCACGGCGCCACGGTGCACCGCGATGCCAACAATGTGTGGGCCCTGTCACGCCACTGGCAGGAGGGCCGCCCCACGGTGCTGCTCAACTCCCACCACGACACCGTGAAGCCCGGTGCTTCTTGGACGTACGACCCATTTGGGGCCACCGTGGAGGGTGATAAGCTCACGGGCCTAGGTAGTAATGATGCGGGAGCCTCGGCCGTGAGCCTGCTGGCTACGTTTCTCTACTTCGAGGAAAGCCCGCTGCCGTTCAACCTGATCTGCGCTATTACGGCCGAGGAGGAAGTGTCGGGTGCTAACGGTATTCGCCGCCTGCTGCCCCTACTTCCTGCCATCGACTTGGGCATTGTAGGCGAACCTACCCAAATGGAACTGGCCATTGCCGAGAAGGGCCTCGTGGTGCTCGACTGCACTGCGCACGGCCGCACTGGCCACGCCGCCCGCGAGGAAGGCGACAATGCCCTCTACAAAGCCTTGGACGACATTCAGCTGCTCCGCAACTACCAGTTCTCGCGCGTGTCGGAGCTGCTGGGGCCGGTGAAGCTTTCTGTCACGCAGATTCAGGCTGGCACCCAGCACAACGTGGTGCCCGACCGTTGCACGTTCGTGGTTGATGTGCGGACCAATGAGCTGTATACCAATCAGGAAGTAGTAGAGATTGTCCGTGCCATGATTGGGGCGGAGGTAACGCCGCGCTCTACTCACCTCAACTCCTCACGCATTGCCCTGGAGCACCCGCTGGTGCAGCGCGGGCTGGCGCTGGGTAGGCGTACGTTCGGCTCGGTTACGCTTTCCGACCAGAGCATGATGCCGTTTACGACCGTAAAAATCGGCCCCGGCGACTCAGCCCGTTCTCACACCCCTGACGAGTTTATTTATTTAAGCGAGATTCGCGGTGGGGTGCGCGGCTACGTAGAATTGCTGCAAGAGCTAGTGCTAGTTCCTCTCCTTTTTTAA
- a CDS encoding GIY-YIG nuclease family protein, translated as MYVYILTNPTQTVLYIGVTNDLTRRLYEHSSGRGDTGKFTGRYQTDLLVYFEICPNATQAIAREKQLKGWTRQKKDALIAAFNPTWQAIDLETWAG; from the coding sequence ATGTACGTCTACATCCTGACAAATCCTACCCAAACCGTACTCTACATCGGCGTCACCAACGACCTCACGCGGCGACTTTACGAGCACAGCAGCGGGCGAGGCGACACCGGGAAATTCACCGGACGGTATCAGACGGATTTGCTGGTTTACTTTGAAATTTGCCCCAATGCAACTCAGGCCATAGCGCGAGAAAAGCAGTTGAAAGGTTGGACCCGCCAGAAGAAAGACGCGCTGATTGCGGCGTTTAATCCGACTTGGCAGGCCATTGATTTGGAAACGTGGGCCGGCTGA
- a CDS encoding aspartate aminotransferase family protein: MELFNVYPLVDITPVRALGAKLWADNGQEYLDFYGGHAVISIGHSHPHYVQRLTEQLQNLGFYSNSVQIPIQRELAQKLGEVSGYPDYTLFLCNSGAEANENALKLASFHTGKNRVVAFKGAFHGRTSGAVAATDNPKIVAPFNAGHAVSFLPYDLAEVEQALQAGDVCAAIIEPIQGVGGIIMPSDDFLRGLAELCKQYGALLIADEVQCGYGRSGKFFAHQWAGIQPDVISVAKGMGNGFPIGGILIAPTLKASYGLLGTTFGGNHLACAAALAVLEVIDQENLVAHARELGDYLRQELEANAGAEEIRGLGLMLGIKYDFPVKEVRDKLLSEHHIFVGNASDPGVLRLLPPLNITKEEVDRFLEALYAIIPVEVRK; this comes from the coding sequence ATGGAGCTTTTTAACGTCTATCCCCTCGTCGACATCACGCCCGTACGCGCACTCGGCGCGAAGCTGTGGGCCGACAACGGGCAGGAATACCTCGACTTCTACGGCGGCCACGCCGTGATTTCCATTGGGCACAGCCACCCGCACTACGTGCAGCGCCTCACCGAGCAGCTACAGAATCTGGGCTTCTACTCCAACTCGGTACAAATTCCGATTCAGCGGGAGCTGGCGCAGAAGCTGGGCGAGGTATCGGGCTACCCCGATTACACGCTGTTTCTGTGCAACTCGGGCGCCGAGGCCAACGAGAATGCGCTAAAACTAGCATCGTTCCACACGGGCAAAAACCGCGTTGTTGCCTTTAAAGGCGCGTTCCACGGTCGTACCTCGGGCGCAGTAGCTGCTACGGACAATCCTAAGATTGTGGCGCCCTTCAACGCGGGGCACGCCGTGAGCTTCCTACCCTACGACCTAGCTGAGGTAGAGCAAGCCTTGCAAGCCGGCGACGTGTGCGCGGCCATCATCGAACCCATCCAAGGGGTAGGCGGCATCATTATGCCCTCCGACGACTTCCTGCGCGGACTGGCTGAGCTGTGTAAGCAATACGGCGCCCTGCTGATTGCCGATGAGGTGCAGTGTGGCTACGGCCGGAGCGGCAAGTTTTTCGCGCACCAGTGGGCGGGCATTCAGCCCGACGTTATTTCGGTGGCGAAGGGTATGGGCAACGGTTTCCCCATCGGTGGCATCCTGATTGCGCCTACCCTGAAGGCGTCGTATGGGCTGCTGGGTACTACCTTCGGCGGCAACCACCTAGCCTGCGCCGCTGCGCTGGCTGTGTTGGAAGTCATCGACCAGGAAAACCTGGTGGCGCACGCCCGCGAACTGGGCGACTACTTGCGGCAGGAGCTGGAAGCCAACGCTGGTGCCGAGGAAATCCGCGGCCTGGGCCTGATGCTGGGTATTAAGTACGACTTCCCTGTGAAAGAGGTGCGCGACAAGCTGTTGTCGGAGCACCACATTTTTGTAGGCAATGCCTCCGACCCCGGCGTGCTGCGTCTGCTGCCACCGCTAAATATCACCAAGGAGGAAGTAGATCGGTTTTTGGAGGCACTGTATGCAATTATTCCGGTCGAGGTAAGGAAGTAA